One Campylobacter concisus DNA segment encodes these proteins:
- a CDS encoding TonB-dependent receptor domain-containing protein: MRSLLKISICAAVFINLPLFANEDKVLPEVKVVSATGFEQNIKDAPATLSVITQDALEKRNHKDVESMVKDVPSLFGTTPEAANRRGISIRGFSPRFTKILVNGMPVPGDNAYKGLRSVGGSYSFIPPASAISRIEVIRGPMSSLYGSDALGGVINIITDEFSNEFSANLGSSYKFARNKNISGEFYNSLYLHSGLIDDLLSISVYGKNLNKSEDKISYANREQKDRNFGTKLFFRPNENNDITLELARSDVKYKRTKGKTLSTGTNSVASERIKGDVINLSHEARLDNILLQSYLSYGKIKEIAQQNLTLKTLNFDTKGSYFTDNNAFTLGLNAKKEKLDEKATTADAANVKRYDISLYGEDDYHLTKDFILSTGIRYNYDENYGSHVSPRIYGIYNLNDFFALKGGVSTGYATPDIKQRTQDLALPFAGGRGAQLGRSSLKPETSVSYEFGGVYNDNEGFEASLTGFYTSFKDMLSYSPICSRGSVCRHKGKIYPNGIWESVNIGKAEIYGVELTNEWQVTNALRLNQSYVYTKSKQKDGAEIGKSLNNYPLHTFKFGANYELNRWLNFWSQINYYGRTKNSFSYADDMRPYVIADLGINYNVTKNFSLNLSVYNLFNEYFTTRSGRYDILIADGQKIELGFNLKF; this comes from the coding sequence GTGAGAAGTCTATTAAAAATTTCTATTTGTGCGGCAGTTTTTATAAATTTACCGCTTTTTGCAAATGAAGATAAAGTTCTGCCAGAGGTTAAAGTAGTGAGCGCAACTGGTTTTGAACAAAACATAAAAGACGCCCCTGCAACGCTTAGCGTCATCACTCAAGATGCGTTAGAAAAGAGAAATCACAAGGACGTTGAGAGCATGGTAAAAGACGTGCCAAGCCTTTTTGGAACGACTCCCGAAGCGGCAAATAGACGAGGAATTTCTATACGCGGATTCTCTCCAAGATTTACTAAAATTTTAGTAAATGGCATGCCAGTACCAGGAGATAACGCTTATAAGGGGCTAAGAAGCGTTGGAGGCTCATATAGTTTCATCCCGCCAGCAAGTGCGATAAGCCGTATCGAAGTGATACGCGGTCCTATGAGCTCGCTTTATGGCAGTGACGCACTGGGCGGTGTGATAAACATCATAACAGATGAGTTTAGTAATGAATTTAGTGCAAATCTTGGCTCAAGCTATAAATTTGCTAGAAATAAAAATATAAGCGGCGAGTTTTACAACAGCCTCTATCTGCACTCTGGGCTAATAGACGATCTTTTAAGCATCTCAGTTTATGGCAAAAATTTAAACAAGTCAGAGGATAAAATCTCATACGCAAACAGAGAGCAAAAAGATAGAAATTTTGGCACGAAGCTCTTTTTTAGACCAAATGAAAATAACGACATCACGCTTGAGCTTGCAAGAAGCGATGTGAAATATAAAAGAACTAAAGGCAAAACACTATCAACTGGTACTAACTCGGTTGCTAGCGAGAGAATAAAGGGCGATGTGATAAATTTAAGCCACGAAGCAAGGCTTGATAATATCTTGCTTCAAAGCTACCTGTCTTATGGCAAGATAAAAGAGATAGCACAACAAAATTTGACGCTAAAAACACTAAATTTCGACACAAAAGGCTCATATTTTACTGATAACAACGCCTTTACTTTAGGGTTAAACGCCAAAAAAGAAAAACTTGACGAAAAGGCTACCACAGCAGATGCGGCAAATGTAAAAAGATATGACATTTCGCTTTACGGCGAAGATGATTATCACCTTACAAAAGACTTTATATTAAGCACTGGCATTCGCTATAACTACGACGAGAACTACGGTTCGCACGTTTCACCAAGAATTTATGGTATCTATAACTTAAATGACTTTTTTGCCCTAAAAGGCGGAGTTAGCACAGGATACGCGACGCCTGACATCAAACAACGCACGCAAGATCTTGCATTGCCATTTGCTGGAGGACGTGGAGCTCAGCTTGGTAGAAGCAGCCTTAAGCCAGAGACAAGCGTGAGCTATGAATTTGGCGGCGTTTATAATGACAATGAAGGCTTTGAAGCATCGCTAACTGGCTTTTACACAAGTTTTAAAGATATGTTAAGCTATAGCCCTATCTGCTCAAGAGGCAGTGTTTGCAGACATAAAGGCAAAATTTATCCAAATGGTATTTGGGAGAGTGTAAATATCGGCAAAGCTGAAATTTACGGAGTTGAACTAACAAATGAGTGGCAAGTCACAAACGCTCTTAGGCTAAATCAAAGCTATGTCTATACAAAATCAAAACAAAAAGATGGAGCGGAGATCGGCAAAAGCTTAAACAACTATCCGCTTCATACATTTAAATTTGGAGCAAACTACGAGCTAAACAGATGGCTAAATTTCTGGTCACAGATAAATTATTATGGTAGGACTAAAAACTCATTTAGCTATGCTGATGATATGAGACCTTACGTGATCGCTGATCTTGGCATAAACTACAACGTAACTAAAAATTTCAGTCTAAATTTGAGCGTTTATAACCTCTTTAATGAGTATTTTACGACAAGATCTGGCAGATACGACATCTTGATAGCTGACGGACAAAAGATCGAGCTTGGTTTTAATCTAAAGTTTTAA
- a CDS encoding PepSY-associated TM helix domain-containing protein, with product MIKILKKFHLILAFIFALPLLVLGISGAIISYHDEIIDIFSKDEVVAGKKPLEIDEILKIFSKSEPNFNLSYLKIKSEANKAYVISGTNENGEFESFFIDPYTGEISGKNSAEKFIGLVLNLHKNLALSLFKNENLSKFASELVALSTLALLFILISGAAIYFWRFRSRLGDAFKLNLKAKKFAFLYSLHGFLGIYLGVILSVICISGLYFSYESFAKVINQICGEEKVFKKPNFTNKNGFSLSDEQKVENLKKAYEIFISKFGDEFEALNFIANSGGVKFMLFYLPKGASESDGVRLLVDTKGEQISKNAMPKSFEIYKFMLDLHAGYIFGELGKFIFCLASCGVVLLLFSGGAIYYKRRKN from the coding sequence ATGATAAAAATTTTGAAAAAATTTCATCTTATATTGGCTTTTATCTTTGCCTTGCCGCTTCTTGTGCTTGGCATTAGCGGGGCGATCATCTCGTATCACGATGAGATAATCGATATCTTTAGTAAAGATGAGGTCGTGGCTGGCAAAAAGCCTTTAGAGATAGATGAAATTTTAAAAATTTTTAGCAAGAGCGAGCCAAATTTTAATCTTAGCTATCTAAAGATAAAATCAGAGGCAAACAAGGCTTACGTCATAAGCGGAACTAACGAAAATGGCGAGTTTGAGTCGTTTTTCATAGATCCTTATACTGGAGAAATTTCAGGCAAAAATAGTGCAGAGAAATTTATAGGGCTGGTTTTAAATTTGCATAAAAACTTAGCCCTTTCGCTTTTTAAAAATGAAAATTTGAGTAAATTTGCAAGCGAGCTAGTAGCACTTTCTACGCTTGCGTTGCTTTTTATCTTGATAAGCGGCGCGGCGATATATTTTTGGAGGTTTAGAAGCAGGCTAGGGGATGCTTTTAAGCTAAATTTAAAAGCAAAAAAATTTGCGTTTTTGTATTCGCTACACGGCTTTTTGGGTATCTATCTTGGCGTTATTTTAAGCGTGATTTGCATTAGTGGGCTTTACTTTTCTTATGAGAGCTTTGCTAAGGTTATAAATCAAATTTGTGGCGAAGAAAAGGTCTTTAAAAAGCCAAATTTTACAAACAAAAATGGCTTTAGCTTAAGCGACGAGCAAAAGGTGGAAAACCTTAAAAAAGCTTATGAAATTTTCATCTCTAAATTTGGAGACGAGTTTGAGGCTTTAAATTTTATAGCAAATAGCGGCGGTGTCAAATTTATGCTCTTTTACCTGCCAAAAGGTGCTAGTGAGAGTGATGGCGTTAGGCTTTTAGTCGATACAAAAGGCGAGCAAATTTCAAAAAATGCCATGCCAAAGTCATTTGAAATTTATAAATTTATGCTTGATTTGCACGCTGGATATATCTTTGGTGAGCTTGGTAAATTTATATTTTGTCTAGCATCATGCGGTGTGGTTTTACTGCTTTTTAGTGGAGGTGCGATTTATTACAAACGGCGCAAAAACTAA
- a CDS encoding RNA pyrophosphohydrolase: MQKKYRPNVAAVILSSAYPFKCEIFVAKRVDMDDIWQFPQGGIDEGESPKQALKRELKEEIGTDKFDFLEEYPDWLSYDFPTNASKKFYPFDGQTQKYFLVRLKNGASINLKTEHPEFSEYKFVDINKALEGINHFKKPIYDKVLSYFKEKGYF; the protein is encoded by the coding sequence ATGCAAAAAAAATATAGACCAAATGTAGCAGCTGTCATTTTGTCTAGTGCTTACCCTTTTAAATGCGAAATTTTCGTCGCCAAAAGGGTAGATATGGACGATATCTGGCAGTTTCCTCAAGGTGGCATAGACGAAGGCGAAAGCCCAAAGCAGGCACTAAAAAGGGAGCTCAAAGAGGAGATCGGAACTGATAAATTTGACTTCTTAGAGGAGTATCCTGATTGGCTTAGCTACGACTTTCCGACAAATGCGTCAAAGAAATTTTACCCATTTGATGGGCAGACGCAAAAGTATTTTTTGGTTAGGCTAAAAAATGGTGCGAGCATAAATTTAAAGACCGAGCATCCAGAGTTTAGCGAGTATAAATTTGTAGATATCAACAAGGCTTTAGAGGGGATAAATCACTTCAAAAAGCCTATTTATGACAAAGTTTTGAGTTATTTTAAAGAGAAAGGATATTTTTGA
- a CDS encoding aspartate kinase: MLIVQKFGGTSVGTLERIEAVANRVIETKNSGADVVVVVSAMSGVTNQLVEYSEYFSKHPDGVATDMLLSSGEQVTTALLTIALNAKGYACVGLTGAMAGIMTDDVHTKARIEKIDTTRLKAELKAGRIVVVAGFQGIDDKGDITTLGRGGSDLSAVALAGALEADLCEIFTDVDGVYTTDPRIEKKAKKLEKISYDEMLELASAGAKVLQNRSVELAKKLNVKLITRSSFNHNEGTLIAKEDNMEAVLVSGIALDKNQARVTLRGVVDKPGIAAEIFTALAHQNINVDMIIQNVGHDGTTNLGFTVPQNELDLAKETMQKLSAAKHVEYDDAIVKVSVIGVGMKSHSGVACLAFETLAKEGINIQMISTSEIKISMIVDQKYGELAVRVLHDAYKLDK, encoded by the coding sequence ATGTTAATCGTTCAAAAATTTGGCGGAACTAGCGTAGGCACGCTTGAGCGCATCGAAGCTGTGGCAAACAGGGTCATAGAGACTAAAAACAGCGGCGCTGACGTGGTTGTAGTAGTTTCTGCGATGAGTGGAGTTACAAATCAATTGGTCGAATATAGTGAGTATTTCTCAAAGCACCCAGACGGCGTTGCTACTGATATGCTTTTAAGCTCTGGAGAGCAAGTAACAACCGCACTTTTGACGATTGCGCTTAATGCAAAAGGCTATGCGTGCGTAGGTCTAACTGGTGCAATGGCTGGGATAATGACTGATGATGTGCATACAAAGGCTAGGATAGAAAAGATAGACACCACTAGGCTAAAAGCTGAGCTAAAAGCTGGTAGGATCGTCGTCGTAGCAGGCTTTCAAGGCATAGACGACAAAGGTGATATCACCACACTTGGTAGAGGCGGAAGCGACCTTAGTGCGGTTGCATTAGCAGGTGCGCTTGAAGCTGATCTGTGTGAAATTTTTACCGACGTTGATGGCGTTTATACGACTGATCCAAGGATAGAGAAAAAGGCAAAAAAGCTAGAAAAGATAAGCTATGACGAGATGCTTGAGCTTGCCTCTGCTGGGGCGAAAGTGCTTCAAAATCGCTCAGTCGAGCTAGCAAAAAAACTAAATGTCAAACTAATCACAAGAAGCAGTTTTAACCACAACGAAGGTACATTAATAGCAAAGGAAGATAATATGGAAGCGGTTTTAGTAAGCGGTATAGCACTAGATAAAAATCAAGCAAGAGTAACTTTAAGAGGCGTAGTCGATAAGCCTGGCATCGCAGCTGAAATTTTCACAGCTCTAGCTCATCAAAATATAAATGTAGATATGATCATCCAAAACGTAGGACACGATGGCACGACAAATTTAGGCTTTACAGTGCCACAAAACGAGCTTGACCTAGCAAAAGAGACCATGCAAAAGCTCTCAGCTGCAAAACATGTCGAGTATGACGATGCGATCGTGAAAGTCTCAGTTATTGGCGTAGGCATGAAGAGTCACAGCGGCGTAGCATGTCTAGCATTTGAGACGCTTGCAAAAGAGGGGATAAATATCCAGATGATCTCAACAAGCGAGATAAAAATTTCAATGATCGTCGATCAAAAATATGGCGAGCTCGCAGTTCGCGTGCTTCACGATGCGTATAAGTTAGATAAATAA
- a CDS encoding HobA family DNA replication regulator encodes MQDFIQWTLETIRSERYMSWMEEKRVEWTPLLASRLKFLLESKAFIVICDDEREWFENYLLRNINRTKSERPFLPFFSLRSLYPAFDSIETNEQKQLLKDMLSLAFPNGYIFFYIGKSIDKRANLAKTDENSYMWLFDEQAQNSFTLSSSDENLDIKLLNLYKLFDKSIDAVLFAKVML; translated from the coding sequence ATGCAAGATTTTATCCAATGGACGCTTGAGACTATAAGAAGCGAAAGATATATGAGCTGGATGGAGGAGAAGCGCGTCGAATGGACGCCTTTGCTCGCATCTAGGCTTAAATTTTTGCTTGAAAGCAAGGCTTTTATAGTCATCTGCGATGATGAGAGAGAGTGGTTTGAAAACTACCTTTTAAGAAATATCAACCGCACAAAAAGCGAGCGTCCGTTTTTGCCATTTTTTAGCCTAAGATCGCTCTATCCAGCCTTTGACAGCATCGAGACAAACGAGCAAAAGCAGCTTTTAAAAGATATGCTAAGTCTTGCTTTTCCAAATGGCTACATATTTTTTTACATCGGCAAGAGCATAGATAAGCGCGCAAATTTAGCCAAGACTGACGAAAACAGCTATATGTGGCTCTTTGACGAGCAGGCGCAAAACAGCTTCACGCTAAGCTCGAGCGATGAAAACTTAGATATCAAACTTCTAAATTTATATAAACTTTTTGACAAGAGCATAGACGCCGTGCTCTTTGCAAAGGTGATGCTCTAA
- a CDS encoding DNA polymerase III subunit delta', with product MLNKIVITSDFENLKAKLEAEFGVNNLRFFISDDFLLENSKEVIAEAYIAEKDEKILVIEAKSFRTEAQNALLKIIEEPPRNIKFIIVTQSKNLLLPTIRSRMLIENKLTKKPKMSVELNLKSLSLKELTSFIDQKIAEEQAQKFGKNELKELVGAIVTKAVDSGYKFSGEEMEYFFSLIKLADLNAKSHAVLTPLLLTIFEKGRR from the coding sequence ATGCTTAATAAAATCGTCATAACAAGCGATTTTGAAAATTTAAAAGCCAAGCTTGAAGCCGAGTTTGGCGTAAATAATCTAAGATTTTTTATAAGCGATGATTTTTTGCTTGAAAATTCAAAAGAGGTCATCGCCGAAGCCTACATCGCCGAAAAAGATGAGAAAATTTTAGTCATAGAGGCGAAGTCTTTTCGCACCGAGGCTCAAAACGCACTTTTAAAGATCATCGAAGAGCCCCCAAGAAACATCAAATTTATAATAGTAACGCAGAGTAAAAATTTACTTCTACCAACGATAAGATCGAGGATGCTCATAGAAAACAAGCTCACCAAAAAGCCAAAAATGAGTGTGGAGCTAAATTTAAAATCGCTCAGCCTAAAAGAGCTAACAAGCTTTATCGACCAAAAGATAGCAGAGGAGCAGGCGCAAAAATTTGGCAAAAACGAGCTAAAAGAGCTTGTCGGAGCCATCGTGACAAAGGCGGTTGATAGTGGGTATAAATTTAGCGGCGAGGAGATGGAGTATTTTTTCTCACTCATCAAGCTTGCTGATCTAAACGCCAAGTCTCACGCCGTTTTGACGCCACTCTTGCTTACTATCTTTGAGAAAGGACGACGTTGA
- the folP gene encoding dihydropteroate synthase, with protein sequence MKFYKINNKSDFDQICKAVSPSPAGAKLMHEKSEIIFIFIDEIKTPAANILKQDALSVGAELVTHNDTILGCESLNKALLMATNAQLRQLAKKEKLQDFGLKKLAGFLETKFTKPAKPLIMGVANINSDSFNEQSRINTQNGIAKIEAMIEAGADYIDLGGVSSRPGSEYCGREEEFRRIKDIVEEIYKLNLHEKAKFSLDSFDPYCLEFALNHGFKMINDITANANLAPLAARYDAQFCMMHMQGDPATMQIAPKYNDLIGEISDFFEQKIALARELGAKKIVLDVGIGFGKTAEQNLLLIKHLEHFLKFGCPLLIGASRKSVINFYSPSEIKDRLPGSLYLHLKAFENGAQIIRTHDVTEHKQLFDMHEAMNQATLW encoded by the coding sequence TTGAAATTTTATAAGATAAATAACAAAAGCGACTTTGATCAAATTTGTAAGGCCGTCTCGCCAAGTCCGGCTGGTGCGAAGCTAATGCACGAAAAGAGCGAGATAATTTTTATCTTTATCGACGAGATAAAGACCCCAGCGGCAAATATCCTAAAGCAAGACGCCCTAAGTGTCGGCGCCGAGCTGGTGACGCATAATGATACGATCTTGGGGTGTGAGAGTCTAAATAAAGCCTTGCTAATGGCGACAAACGCGCAACTTAGGCAGTTAGCTAAAAAAGAGAAGCTACAAGACTTTGGACTTAAAAAGCTTGCAGGTTTTTTAGAAACTAAATTTACAAAGCCCGCAAAGCCTCTTATAATGGGCGTGGCAAATATAAATAGTGATAGTTTTAACGAGCAAAGCCGCATAAATACGCAAAATGGCATAGCAAAAATAGAAGCCATGATCGAAGCAGGCGCAGACTACATCGACCTTGGCGGTGTTAGCTCAAGGCCAGGGAGCGAGTATTGCGGCCGCGAGGAGGAGTTTAGACGTATAAAAGATATCGTGGAGGAAATTTACAAGCTAAATTTACATGAAAAGGCAAAATTTAGCCTTGATAGCTTTGATCCTTATTGCTTAGAATTTGCGCTAAACCACGGCTTTAAGATGATAAATGACATCACGGCAAATGCAAATTTAGCCCCGCTTGCTGCAAGATACGATGCGCAGTTTTGCATGATGCACATGCAAGGTGATCCTGCTACCATGCAGATCGCGCCAAAGTATAATGACTTAATTGGCGAAATTTCAGACTTTTTTGAGCAAAAGATTGCCCTTGCAAGGGAGCTTGGTGCTAAAAAGATAGTGCTTGACGTTGGCATCGGCTTTGGCAAGACGGCTGAGCAAAATTTACTGCTTATTAAGCATTTGGAGCATTTTTTGAAATTTGGCTGCCCATTGCTAATTGGTGCTAGCCGCAAATCAGTCATAAATTTTTATAGCCCGAGTGAGATAAAAGACCGCTTGCCAGGCTCGCTTTATCTACATCTAAAAGCCTTCGAAAACGGCGCACAGATCATAAGAACGCACGATGTGACCGAGCACAAGCAGCTTTTTGATATGCACGAGGCGATGAACCAAGCCACGCTTTGGTAG